In Thermodesulfobacteriota bacterium, one genomic interval encodes:
- a CDS encoding methyl-accepting chemotaxis protein — protein sequence MESKSMNIGARINLIMTGMIVLIFVVFGAYVNYLLHKQIRDATSERMVEQVNDLVEVIAIELQGNREKIGLSMHLASNYFQRQGQLVEAPDAFVEFTATNQFTGETAAAKVNQWYLGEQPVQNRFEVVDAISAMGVATATIFQKIPQGYLRISTNVKKTDGSRAVGTFIPSSSPVAQAIDRGETYSGRAWVVNDWYVTGYEPIRIDNEIKGILYVGMPEKNLPKIKALFNSKKFFQTGFPYMVDGEGKLIVHPVSAGESVAGTDFFKAMLDHKTGAVEKHTFSWEGKKKIQYFRYFEPLNAFVAVEFYAAEMNRILNQIRLILLIVTIAAIILVTLALRAIVRSVVSALNKGVVFATRVAAGDLTATMDIRRKDEIGNLAGALKEMAEKLKAVVTQVQEAANHVSSGGEEMRSSSEALSQGATEQASHLEEITSSMEEMGSNINQNADNAAETEKIARQAAGDAEEGGRQVQNTVRAMKEIAGKISIIEEIARQTNLLALNAAIEAARAGDAGKGFAVVAAEVRKLAERSGMAAKEIGALSATSVDVAEKAGQMLEKIVPDIRKTAELVQEISAASKEQTAGASQINQAISQLDQVVQRNASFAEEVASTAQELSGQAQQLQDSMSFFKTAGDAGAGSGPRPLLTK from the coding sequence ATGGAATCAAAAAGCATGAATATCGGGGCCCGGATAAACCTGATCATGACCGGAATGATTGTTCTCATATTCGTCGTGTTCGGAGCGTATGTCAATTACCTGCTTCACAAACAGATCAGGGACGCCACCAGTGAAAGAATGGTCGAGCAGGTAAACGACCTGGTTGAAGTCATCGCAATCGAACTGCAGGGCAACCGGGAAAAGATCGGCCTGTCGATGCATCTGGCCAGCAATTACTTCCAGCGGCAGGGGCAACTGGTTGAGGCCCCCGACGCCTTCGTGGAATTTACCGCCACCAACCAGTTTACCGGTGAAACCGCCGCGGCAAAGGTCAATCAGTGGTATCTTGGCGAACAGCCGGTCCAGAACCGGTTCGAAGTAGTGGATGCCATCAGCGCCATGGGCGTCGCTACCGCCACCATCTTTCAAAAAATACCCCAGGGTTATCTGCGGATATCCACCAACGTGAAAAAAACCGACGGCAGCCGGGCCGTGGGCACTTTCATCCCCTCCAGCAGCCCGGTGGCCCAGGCCATTGACCGGGGAGAAACCTATTCCGGACGTGCCTGGGTGGTAAATGACTGGTATGTTACCGGTTACGAGCCGATCCGGATAGACAATGAAATCAAAGGGATCCTCTATGTGGGAATGCCCGAAAAAAACCTCCCCAAGATTAAGGCATTATTTAACAGCAAGAAATTCTTCCAGACGGGATTCCCCTACATGGTGGACGGGGAGGGGAAACTGATTGTCCATCCCGTCAGCGCCGGCGAGAGTGTCGCTGGAACCGACTTCTTTAAAGCCATGCTCGACCATAAGACCGGCGCCGTCGAAAAGCACACGTTTTCGTGGGAAGGAAAGAAAAAAATTCAGTATTTTCGGTATTTCGAGCCGTTAAACGCTTTTGTGGCGGTTGAGTTTTACGCCGCTGAAATGAACAGGATCCTGAATCAAATACGTCTGATTCTACTGATCGTCACCATCGCCGCCATTATTCTGGTGACGCTGGCGTTGCGCGCCATTGTCCGTTCCGTGGTGTCGGCTTTGAACAAGGGCGTTGTCTTCGCCACCCGAGTGGCCGCGGGAGATTTGACCGCCACGATGGATATCCGGCGCAAGGACGAAATCGGCAATCTGGCCGGAGCGCTCAAGGAAATGGCCGAAAAGCTGAAAGCGGTCGTCACTCAAGTTCAGGAGGCAGCCAACCATGTCTCGTCCGGCGGCGAAGAGATGCGGTCCTCTTCCGAAGCACTCTCCCAGGGCGCCACGGAACAGGCCTCTCATCTGGAAGAGATTACTTCCAGCATGGAGGAGATGGGATCGAACATCAACCAGAACGCCGACAATGCCGCTGAAACCGAGAAAATCGCCCGGCAGGCGGCCGGGGATGCCGAAGAAGGCGGCCGCCAGGTGCAGAACACGGTCCGGGCCATGAAAGAAATCGCCGGCAAAATTTCCATCATCGAAGAGATCGCCCGACAGACCAACCTGCTGGCCTTAAACGCCGCCATTGAAGCGGCCCGGGCCGGAGATGCCGGAAAAGGATTTGCCGTGGTGGCGGCGGAGGTGAGAAAACTGGCTGAACGCAGCGGCATGGCGGCCAAGGAAATCGGCGCGTTGTCGGCGACCAGCGTTGACGTGGCCGAAAAGGCCGGGCAAATGCTGGAAAAAATCGTGCCCGATATCCGCAAAACCGCCGAACTGGTCCAGGAAATCAGTGCCGCTTCCAAGGAGCAGACGGCCGGCGCGTCCCAGATCAACCAGGCCATTTCCCAACTGGACCAGGTCGTGCAGCGGAACGCCTCTTTCGCCGAAGAGGTCGCCTCCACGGCCCAGGAGCTGTCCGGTCAGGCGCAGCAGCTCCAGGACAGCATGAGCTTTTTCAAAACAGCCGGTGATGCCGGCGCCGGATCGGGTCCGCGACCGTTGTTAACGAAATAA
- a CDS encoding chemotaxis protein CheW: MNDTKNAQSNTYLTFYLDEELFGLNIQMVREVLEYTPVTRVPMTADFMLGVINVRGHVVPVVDLRRKFGLNRTEQTVNTCIIIVEIAIEGDSSTMGALVDGVQEVMDIMPEQIEKSPRLGSRIETRFIQGIGKLTDRFVILLNIQSAFSLDELSMIAEIQQQTEEQNA, from the coding sequence ATGAACGACACGAAAAACGCCCAGAGCAACACCTATCTTACCTTTTATCTGGATGAGGAGTTGTTCGGCCTGAATATCCAGATGGTACGTGAGGTCCTGGAATACACGCCGGTCACCCGGGTACCCATGACCGCCGATTTCATGCTCGGTGTCATCAACGTTCGCGGTCATGTGGTGCCGGTCGTCGATTTGAGGCGGAAATTCGGATTAAACCGAACGGAGCAGACCGTCAACACCTGCATCATTATTGTGGAGATCGCTATTGAAGGCGACTCCTCGACCATGGGCGCCCTGGTAGACGGCGTTCAGGAAGTCATGGATATCATGCCGGAGCAGATTGAAAAATCGCCCCGCCTGGGCAGCCGCATTGAAACCCGTTTCATTCAGGGCATCGGCAAGCTGACCGACCGGTTTGTCATCCTGCTGAATATCCAGTCCGCCTTTTCCCTGGATGAGCTGTCCATGATCGCCGAAATACAGCAGCAGACCGAGGAGCAGAATGCCTGA
- a CDS encoding CheR family methyltransferase — protein sequence MPDLMCANHGTALNTGQGKTAEPIWTPPPPMTSGEFKSIGGFIQSEFGIKMPPAKKIMLQSRLTKRLRAMKMSSYRQYMEYLFSPEGMEKELPYMIDAVTTNKTDFFREQAHFDFLYNTLLPQWFLATGGREVFTAWSAGCATGEEPYSLAIMLSEFARVQPSFTFEVTATDVSREVVEKASQAIYPARRTDTIPAELRKRYLMRSRDRQKQLTRIVPEVRSRVKFSLLNLMKTFSCPREYDIIFCRNVIIYFERVVQEELFNKCCNCLKHNGYLFIGHSETLNGMRLPLRQIRPTVYQKA from the coding sequence ATGCCTGATCTTATGTGCGCGAATCACGGTACCGCCCTGAACACGGGCCAGGGGAAAACAGCGGAGCCCATCTGGACCCCTCCGCCGCCCATGACCAGCGGAGAATTCAAATCCATCGGCGGCTTTATCCAGTCGGAATTCGGCATTAAAATGCCGCCGGCAAAAAAAATCATGCTGCAGTCCCGCCTGACCAAACGCCTGCGGGCGATGAAGATGAGCAGTTACCGCCAGTATATGGAATACCTTTTTTCACCGGAAGGAATGGAAAAAGAGCTGCCTTACATGATCGACGCGGTCACCACCAACAAGACCGACTTCTTCCGGGAGCAGGCACACTTTGACTTTCTCTATAACACCCTGCTGCCCCAATGGTTCCTGGCGACCGGCGGCAGGGAGGTGTTCACCGCCTGGAGCGCCGGCTGCGCCACCGGCGAAGAACCTTACAGCCTGGCCATCATGTTGAGCGAGTTTGCCAGAGTGCAGCCGTCTTTCACGTTTGAAGTCACGGCTACGGACGTCTCCCGGGAAGTGGTTGAAAAAGCCAGTCAGGCGATTTATCCGGCCAGAAGAACCGACACCATTCCCGCCGAACTGCGGAAACGGTATCTGATGAGGAGCAGAGACCGTCAGAAACAGCTGACGCGCATCGTGCCGGAAGTCAGGAGCCGGGTGAAATTCTCTTTGCTGAACCTGATGAAAACCTTTTCCTGCCCCCGGGAATACGATATCATCTTCTGCCGTAATGTCATCATCTATTTTGAACGGGTGGTGCAGGAAGAACTGTTCAATAAATGCTGCAACTGTTTGAAGCACAATGGTTATCTTTTTATCGGCCATTCCGAAACCTTAAACGGCATGCGCCTGCCGCTGCGGCAGATCCGGCCGACCGTATATCAAAAAGCGTAA
- a CDS encoding response regulator yields the protein MQRILIVDDSPSIREGMLAILTPLAECHVATNGQEAVDLIKRTQGKGKYFDLVIMDVIMPEKDGLTAVKEIRAFEKEQGWSGDDTLTIIIATTIKDPARILVAQYECGADAYIAKPFTEKTVLQTLRNNGLNSGSDDIVDNPNQWSFSE from the coding sequence ATGCAGAGAATACTGATCGTTGATGACAGCCCGTCCATCCGTGAGGGAATGCTCGCCATTCTGACGCCGCTGGCGGAATGCCACGTGGCCACCAACGGCCAGGAAGCGGTGGACCTGATCAAGCGCACACAGGGAAAAGGGAAATATTTCGACCTGGTAATAATGGACGTTATCATGCCGGAAAAAGACGGCCTGACAGCCGTCAAGGAAATCCGGGCATTCGAAAAAGAACAGGGCTGGAGCGGTGACGATACCCTGACCATCATCATTGCCACTACCATTAAGGATCCCGCCAGGATTCTGGTCGCCCAGTATGAATGCGGCGCCGACGCCTATATCGCCAAGCCCTTTACCGAAAAAACGGTCCTCCAGACCTTGCGCAACAACGGCCTGAATTCCGGTTCCGATGACATCGTCGACAACCCGAATCAGTGGAGCTTTTCCGAATGA
- a CDS encoding chemotaxis protein CheD yields MKPEPEILPKNNDLADWVNVYLKQGEFYISGGSPVQVRTVLGSCVTVTMYCPVRNIGGITHSLLPYPLPNTVDAPNLTGRYVNLSIRHVFSRMAVLGVNVKTLEVKIFGGGQMFLPVPGKPVQEALNIGRRNVETALKTIQELGLNITATDVGGNHGRKLLFFPHRGDVWIKKINRTVNQKTEGHD; encoded by the coding sequence ATGAAACCTGAACCGGAAATCCTGCCTAAAAACAACGACCTGGCCGACTGGGTGAATGTGTATTTAAAACAGGGTGAATTCTATATCTCCGGCGGCAGTCCGGTTCAGGTTCGAACGGTGCTGGGGTCCTGCGTTACGGTGACCATGTACTGTCCGGTCCGTAACATCGGCGGCATCACCCATTCCCTGCTTCCCTATCCCCTGCCCAATACGGTCGACGCGCCCAATCTGACCGGCCGTTATGTCAATCTCAGTATCCGCCACGTGTTCAGCCGCATGGCCGTTCTGGGCGTCAACGTCAAAACACTGGAAGTGAAAATCTTCGGCGGCGGCCAGATGTTTTTACCGGTTCCGGGGAAACCGGTGCAGGAGGCGCTCAATATCGGACGCCGGAACGTGGAAACCGCCTTAAAGACCATCCAGGAGCTGGGATTGAATATCACCGCCACTGATGTGGGCGGCAATCATGGCAGAAAGCTGCTGTTTTTCCCTCACCGGGGAGACGTCTGGATCAAAAAAATCAACCGCACTGTAAACCAGAAAACAGAAGGCCATGACTAA
- a CDS encoding chemotaxis response regulator protein-glutamate methylesterase produces MTKPPIRVLIVDDSALVRQTLKEILDVDPDIQVMGTAPDPYQAARKMSADMPDVLTLDIEMPRMDGLTFLDRIMAQHPIPVIICSALTEKNSELALKAIEHGAVDVINKPRLGVRQFFEEARIRITDVVKAAAGARISRPPKIPIPSRAYAVEPKLTADAMMPGIKPGQTVFQTTDKVLVVGASTGGTEALRVLLEAMPLDAPGIVVVQHMPEHFTTAFAQRLNGICGITVKEADDGDPVLKGQALIAPGNRHTLLKRSGAKYLVQVKDGPLVSRHRPSVDVLFRSAARYAGGNAIGVIMTGMGDDGARGMREMHDTGAYTIAQDEVSCVVYGMPKEAVKMGGVDQVLPLNKIAAEVIRYYKKHTEYSIQTVS; encoded by the coding sequence ATGACTAAACCTCCCATCCGGGTTCTGATAGTTGACGATTCCGCCCTGGTCCGGCAGACCCTCAAGGAAATCCTGGACGTGGACCCGGACATCCAGGTCATGGGAACGGCCCCGGACCCCTATCAGGCGGCCAGGAAAATGAGCGCCGACATGCCGGATGTCCTGACCCTGGATATCGAAATGCCTCGGATGGACGGCCTCACCTTTTTAGACCGGATCATGGCCCAGCACCCCATCCCCGTTATCATCTGCTCGGCGCTGACGGAAAAGAATTCGGAACTGGCACTGAAGGCCATCGAACATGGCGCGGTGGATGTCATCAATAAACCGCGGCTGGGTGTACGCCAGTTTTTTGAAGAAGCCCGCATCCGGATCACCGACGTGGTGAAAGCCGCCGCCGGAGCCAGAATCTCGCGGCCGCCGAAGATCCCCATCCCGTCCCGGGCATACGCGGTGGAACCGAAACTGACGGCCGACGCCATGATGCCGGGCATCAAACCGGGCCAGACCGTTTTCCAGACCACCGACAAGGTCCTGGTCGTGGGGGCCTCCACCGGCGGCACCGAGGCGCTGCGGGTGCTGCTGGAGGCCATGCCCCTGGACGCGCCGGGCATCGTGGTGGTTCAGCACATGCCCGAACACTTCACCACCGCTTTTGCCCAGCGGCTGAACGGGATCTGCGGCATTACCGTCAAGGAAGCCGACGACGGCGACCCGGTGCTCAAGGGCCAGGCCCTGATCGCTCCCGGCAACCGGCACACCCTGCTGAAAAGAAGCGGCGCCAAGTATCTGGTCCAGGTGAAAGACGGGCCCCTGGTGTCCCGGCACCGGCCGTCGGTGGATGTACTGTTCCGGTCGGCCGCGCGCTATGCCGGCGGAAACGCCATCGGCGTCATCATGACCGGGATGGGTGATGACGGCGCCCGCGGCATGCGGGAGATGCACGATACCGGCGCCTACACCATCGCCCAGGACGAGGTATCCTGTGTTGTCTACGGCATGCCCAAGGAAGCGGTCAAAATGGGAGGAGTCGATCAGGTTCTGCCGCTGAACAAAATTGCCGCGGAAGTCATCCGCTACTACAAAAAACACACGGAATACTCGATCCAGACTGTCTCATAA
- a CDS encoding response regulator: MGQTIMVVDDSTSVRKMVAFTLENAGYKVLEAENGMDALEKLNGAQVNMFIVDLNMPHVDGFELTRSVRAMQEYRFTPIVMLTTESLEAKKREGKAAGATGWITKPFKPDQLIGVVKKVMPHN, encoded by the coding sequence ATGGGTCAGACAATTATGGTGGTGGATGATTCAACCAGCGTCCGGAAAATGGTTGCCTTTACCCTGGAGAACGCCGGTTACAAGGTGCTGGAAGCCGAAAACGGCATGGACGCGCTGGAGAAATTAAACGGGGCGCAGGTCAACATGTTCATCGTGGATTTGAACATGCCGCATGTGGATGGATTCGAGTTGACCCGCTCCGTGCGCGCCATGCAGGAATACCGGTTTACCCCCATTGTCATGCTCACGACGGAGTCTCTGGAGGCAAAAAAAAGGGAGGGAAAAGCCGCCGGCGCCACCGGCTGGATTACCAAGCCGTTTAAACCGGACCAGTTGATCGGCGTGGTCAAAAAAGTCATGCCCCATAATTAA
- a CDS encoding HD domain-containing phosphohydrolase, translated as MRSEISSILIIDDKETGTGLMKAALESLDWSVVEINDARQGLNMVFEIDPDIIFLAVEGDGYYWPQILSQISRKAPDRPVITFFTGKPVMDDISLSFQMGAFDCLSFSPAAALDLGQTVNRALKEARRRRRERTARERFEKSLRESEQTIARLLSELQTTRKSLADEQNRRLCAEQAARQNQQTFQIMFENTRDAIIHLNRDGFVVNTNGTVLDVFGLRPDEVMGKDLSGYEFLGCDYRQALELYKNAPSDVPFPAFEVEAFHKNGHKIYIETQAKQMITDNACDGIINIIRDITPQKRLENTKNATILGLAKLAESRDDSTGRHLERVREYARLITQAISRLPKYARYITPAYIKDIYLSSILHDIGKVSIPDAILLKPGRLSPEEFDIIKQHTLVGGDALAAVDAELKEQSFLTLGKEIAYYHHESWNGRGYPRGLEGEEIPLSARIVALADVYDALTTRRIYKDAYSHEESAAIILEERGQKFDPDIVDAFGASLEEFDRVRRRIDSRDKGCRFNEYTHQPGKSYARQEKTFRRTQTRP; from the coding sequence ATGCGATCCGAGATATCCTCCATACTGATCATTGACGACAAAGAAACCGGTACCGGCTTGATGAAGGCGGCCCTGGAGAGTTTGGACTGGTCGGTGGTCGAAATCAATGATGCCCGCCAGGGCCTGAACATGGTTTTTGAAATAGACCCGGACATCATCTTCCTGGCCGTTGAGGGAGACGGATATTACTGGCCCCAGATCCTGTCGCAGATATCCAGAAAAGCGCCGGACCGTCCGGTCATCACCTTCTTTACCGGAAAACCCGTCATGGATGACATCAGCCTCTCGTTTCAGATGGGCGCCTTTGACTGCCTTTCGTTTTCACCGGCCGCCGCCCTCGACCTGGGTCAAACCGTCAACCGTGCCCTGAAGGAAGCCCGGCGTCGCCGCCGGGAGCGGACGGCCCGGGAGCGTTTTGAAAAATCTTTGCGCGAATCGGAACAGACCATCGCCCGCCTGCTGTCAGAACTCCAGACAACCAGAAAATCGCTGGCGGACGAGCAGAACCGGCGGTTATGCGCGGAACAGGCTGCCCGGCAGAACCAGCAGACCTTTCAGATCATGTTCGAAAACACCCGCGATGCCATCATCCATTTAAACCGGGACGGATTTGTGGTCAACACCAACGGTACCGTCCTGGACGTCTTCGGCCTGAGACCCGACGAAGTAATGGGCAAGGATTTGAGCGGCTACGAATTCCTGGGATGCGATTACCGGCAGGCACTGGAACTTTATAAAAACGCCCCGTCGGACGTTCCTTTCCCCGCTTTTGAAGTGGAGGCGTTTCACAAAAACGGGCATAAAATCTATATCGAAACCCAGGCCAAACAGATGATAACCGACAACGCCTGCGACGGTATCATCAATATCATCCGGGACATCACCCCCCAGAAAAGGCTGGAAAACACAAAAAACGCCACCATCCTGGGGCTGGCCAAACTGGCGGAATCCAGAGACGACAGCACCGGCCGCCACCTGGAACGTGTTCGGGAATATGCGCGGCTGATCACCCAGGCCATCAGCCGGCTGCCCAAATACGCCCGCTATATTACCCCGGCTTACATCAAGGATATTTACCTCTCATCCATCCTGCACGATATCGGCAAGGTCAGTATCCCGGACGCGATTCTGCTCAAGCCGGGACGTCTTAGCCCGGAAGAATTCGATATCATTAAACAGCACACGCTGGTCGGCGGAGACGCGCTGGCGGCCGTGGACGCGGAACTAAAGGAACAGTCGTTCCTGACGCTGGGCAAGGAAATCGCCTATTACCACCACGAATCATGGAACGGCCGCGGATACCCCAGAGGGTTGGAGGGTGAAGAGATCCCCCTGTCGGCGCGGATCGTCGCCCTGGCGGACGTCTATGACGCCCTGACGACCAGACGGATATACAAGGACGCCTATTCCCACGAGGAGTCGGCGGCGATTATCCTGGAGGAGAGGGGCCAAAAATTCGATCCGGATATTGTCGATGCCTTTGGCGCCAGCCTGGAGGAGTTTGACAGAGTCCGCCGCAGGATAGACAGCAGAGACAAAGGATGCCGTTTCAATGAATACACCCATCAACCAGGAAAATCCTATGCCAGACAGGAAAAGACCTTCCGACGCACACAAACCCGACCTTGA
- a CDS encoding PilZ domain-containing protein — protein sequence MTADDHQDRPVQPSGEDWVKKRHHPRKNLRLCVTMAHGQKTGEHHARDISLGGIFVETREKLSLGQEVRITLPFSNQNRQIKMNGKVVRVTEEGVGVQFDILDIDIA from the coding sequence ATGACAGCCGATGATCATCAGGACAGACCCGTCCAGCCGTCAGGGGAAGACTGGGTTAAAAAAAGGCATCATCCGAGAAAGAATCTCAGGTTGTGCGTGACCATGGCCCACGGGCAGAAGACCGGGGAGCATCACGCGCGCGATATCAGTCTGGGAGGCATTTTCGTGGAAACCAGAGAAAAGCTGTCTCTGGGACAGGAGGTCCGGATCACGCTTCCCTTTTCCAATCAGAATCGTCAGATCAAAATGAACGGCAAAGTCGTCCGGGTAACCGAGGAGGGCGTCGGCGTTCAGTTTGATATCCTCGATATTGATATCGCCTGA
- a CDS encoding J domain-containing protein, with protein sequence MSGPFLGADILNACKLMFPTAGIIDAGFLTALAEEDLKTAFRKNALKTHPDRSSALGRSPEELTRLFQELTFAYQALQTFRLRGATDRVTPRTHQRPRPQWSSARVRRPVMNDFYHQGILPQRQLRLGEYLYYSKVISWRTLIGAIVWQKRQRPLFGEIARQWNFLSDEQIRLILKIKKRGEMFGECARRNGLLSHFQQLAVTGRQRRMQPLFGRHFIENGLMSLIQINLMVGRMEQHNRRLRYH encoded by the coding sequence ATGAGCGGTCCGTTCCTCGGAGCCGATATACTCAATGCCTGCAAGCTGATGTTCCCGACCGCCGGAATTATTGATGCCGGTTTTTTAACGGCCCTCGCGGAGGAAGATCTCAAGACGGCCTTCCGCAAAAACGCCCTGAAGACACACCCGGACCGGTCATCAGCCCTGGGCCGCAGCCCGGAAGAATTGACCCGCCTGTTTCAGGAGCTGACTTTCGCCTACCAGGCCCTGCAGACCTTTCGGTTGCGGGGGGCGACGGATCGTGTCACCCCCCGAACGCACCAACGGCCCCGGCCGCAGTGGTCTTCGGCCCGAGTGCGCCGGCCGGTCATGAACGACTTTTACCATCAGGGGATCCTGCCGCAGAGGCAGTTGCGGCTGGGGGAATATCTGTACTATTCAAAAGTCATTTCCTGGAGAACGCTGATTGGCGCCATTGTCTGGCAGAAACGGCAGCGCCCCCTGTTCGGAGAAATCGCCCGGCAGTGGAATTTTCTCTCCGACGAGCAGATCCGGTTGATATTGAAGATCAAGAAACGGGGAGAGATGTTCGGTGAATGCGCCCGGAGAAACGGCTTGCTCTCCCATTTTCAACAACTGGCCGTGACCGGCAGGCAGCGGCGGATGCAGCCGCTGTTCGGCCGGCATTTTATAGAAAACGGCCTGATGTCCCTTATCCAGATCAATCTGATGGTCGGGCGAATGGAACAGCACAACCGTCGGCTCCGGTACCACTGA